A window from Mesorhizobium sp. WSM2240 encodes these proteins:
- a CDS encoding cation:proton antiporter yields MPHETPLIATIVTGLGLAFVFGALANRFRIPPLVGYLIAGVLVGPNTPGFVADQNLALELAEIGVILLMFGVGLHFSLKDLLSVRAIAIPGAVVQIGFATALGAGLAWMLGWPVGAGIVFGLALSVASTVVLLRALQERRMIDTERGHIAVGWLIVEDLAMVLALVLLPALAGMLGSTGQGVETSANILSLRFDLGLWGVVGVTLAKVAAFVIIMVVVGRRIIPWMLHYVAHTGSRELFRLSVLAIALGVAFGAAQLFGVSLALGAFFAGMIMSESELSQQAAEESLPLRDAFSVLFFVSVGMLFDPTTLFHETWPILATLFIIVIGKSVAAFLIVLAFGYPIATALVISASLAQIGEFSFILAELGVGLDLLPEQGRDLILAGAILSIMLNPLVFAGAERLKPWLEKRVGKIAAAPAAKPVAPATEPGQVATLAEAPGDAGDGAPPLTRMNEHTILVGYGRVGDLVGQSLKQAGLPFLVIEDSDKTLARLQADGIETVAGNAAKGEVFASANAAGAKRLILAIPNAFEAGQIILRARAANPAIAIIARAHSDAEVEHLRRLGADTVIMGEREIARGIVEQILEGDVEPPLANDEPETPDDTKPTEPPAAA; encoded by the coding sequence ATGCCGCATGAAACGCCCCTGATCGCAACGATCGTCACCGGTCTGGGGCTGGCATTCGTCTTCGGTGCGCTGGCCAACCGTTTCCGCATTCCACCGCTTGTCGGCTACCTGATCGCAGGCGTTCTGGTTGGGCCGAACACGCCCGGCTTCGTCGCCGATCAAAACCTGGCACTGGAACTCGCCGAGATCGGCGTGATCCTGCTGATGTTCGGCGTCGGCCTGCATTTCTCGCTCAAGGATCTTCTGTCGGTGCGCGCCATAGCGATCCCCGGCGCCGTGGTGCAGATCGGATTTGCAACGGCGCTTGGCGCCGGCCTCGCCTGGATGCTGGGCTGGCCGGTCGGCGCCGGCATCGTCTTCGGCCTGGCCCTGTCGGTCGCGAGTACTGTCGTGCTTTTGCGCGCACTTCAGGAACGCCGCATGATCGACACGGAGCGCGGCCACATCGCCGTCGGCTGGCTCATCGTCGAGGATCTGGCGATGGTGCTCGCGCTGGTTCTGCTGCCGGCGCTGGCCGGCATGCTCGGCAGCACAGGGCAGGGTGTGGAAACCAGCGCCAATATCCTGTCGCTACGGTTCGATCTCGGTCTGTGGGGGGTCGTCGGCGTAACGCTGGCCAAAGTCGCCGCCTTCGTCATCATCATGGTCGTGGTCGGCCGCCGGATCATCCCGTGGATGCTGCACTATGTCGCCCACACCGGCTCGCGCGAATTGTTCCGGCTCTCGGTGCTCGCAATAGCGCTCGGCGTCGCCTTCGGCGCGGCGCAACTGTTCGGCGTCTCGCTGGCGCTCGGCGCGTTCTTCGCCGGCATGATCATGAGCGAATCCGAATTGTCGCAGCAGGCGGCGGAGGAATCGCTGCCGCTGCGTGATGCCTTTTCGGTGCTGTTCTTCGTCTCGGTGGGCATGCTGTTCGATCCGACGACCCTGTTTCACGAAACTTGGCCCATCCTGGCGACGCTGTTCATCATCGTCATAGGAAAATCGGTGGCCGCCTTCCTGATCGTCCTGGCCTTCGGCTACCCGATCGCCACGGCGCTGGTCATCTCGGCCAGTCTGGCGCAGATCGGCGAATTCTCCTTCATTCTGGCCGAACTCGGCGTCGGGCTGGACCTGCTTCCCGAGCAGGGGCGCGACCTGATCCTTGCCGGCGCGATCCTGTCCATCATGCTCAACCCGCTGGTTTTTGCCGGCGCCGAGCGCCTGAAGCCCTGGCTGGAGAAGCGGGTGGGCAAGATCGCGGCCGCGCCTGCGGCCAAACCGGTCGCGCCGGCAACGGAGCCCGGCCAGGTCGCGACCTTGGCAGAGGCCCCGGGCGACGCGGGGGATGGTGCGCCGCCACTGACCAGGATGAATGAGCATACGATTCTGGTCGGTTACGGCCGGGTCGGCGATCTTGTCGGTCAATCGCTCAAGCAAGCAGGTCTGCCGTTTCTCGTCATCGAAGACTCGGACAAGACGCTTGCCCGGCTGCAAGCCGACGGCATCGAAACGGTGGCCGGCAACGCCGCCAAAGGCGAGGTATTCGCATCGGCCAATGCAGCCGGGGCGAAGCGGCTGATCCTGGCCATCCCCAACGCATTCGAGGCCGGCCAGATCATCCTGCGCGCGCGGGCGGCCAATCCGGCCATCGCCATCATCGCCCGCGCCCATTCCGACGCCGAGGTCGAGCATTTGAGGAGGCTCGGCGCCGACACCGTGATCATGGGCGAACGCGAGATCGCGCGCGGTATTGTCGAGCAGATTCTGGAAGGCGATGTCGAGCCGCCCTTGGCAAATGACGAACCGGAGACGCCGGACGACACGAAACCGACGGAACCACCCGCGGCCGCCTAG
- a CDS encoding ABC transporter substrate-binding protein: MTSKNLLGATMLAAGLFSGISGASAESLTLYCSADEAWCQQIKTGFEAETGITVDMTRKSSGETYAQVRAEAGNPKGDIWWGGTGDPHLQAAEEGLTEEYVSPMRDQLHPWAIKQAEAADNKTIGVYSGALGFGYNSELLAKNNLPEPKCWEDLTKPEYKGHIQIANPNSSGTAYTTLATMVQLFGEDKGFEYMKALHKNVNQYTKSGSAPIKAAGLGETTIGIVFMHDAVAQTVAGFPIVTVAPCEGTGYEIGSMSLIKGARNADAAKRFYDWALTAEMQSKAQEANSFQLPSNKSAESSDKAPDLSTIKLIDYDFKKYGSSDERKRLLQKWDEEVSTLPQ, encoded by the coding sequence ATGACAAGCAAGAATCTGCTGGGCGCCACTATGCTGGCGGCCGGCCTGTTTTCCGGCATTTCGGGAGCGAGCGCGGAGAGCCTGACGCTCTATTGCAGCGCCGACGAAGCATGGTGCCAACAGATCAAGACCGGCTTCGAGGCCGAGACCGGGATCACGGTCGATATGACCCGCAAGAGCTCGGGCGAGACCTATGCCCAGGTGCGCGCCGAAGCCGGAAACCCGAAGGGCGACATCTGGTGGGGCGGCACCGGCGACCCGCATTTGCAGGCGGCCGAGGAAGGCCTGACCGAGGAGTATGTCTCGCCGATGCGCGACCAGCTTCATCCCTGGGCGATCAAGCAGGCGGAAGCGGCCGACAACAAGACGATCGGCGTCTATTCGGGCGCGCTCGGCTTCGGCTACAACAGCGAACTGCTGGCCAAGAACAACCTTCCGGAGCCGAAATGCTGGGAAGACCTGACGAAGCCCGAGTATAAGGGCCACATCCAGATCGCCAATCCGAACTCTTCAGGCACCGCCTACACCACGCTCGCGACGATGGTTCAGCTGTTCGGCGAGGACAAGGGCTTCGAGTACATGAAGGCCCTGCACAAGAACGTGAACCAGTACACGAAATCCGGCTCGGCGCCGATCAAGGCCGCCGGTCTCGGCGAGACCACGATCGGCATTGTCTTCATGCATGACGCGGTGGCGCAGACGGTCGCCGGCTTCCCGATCGTCACCGTCGCGCCCTGCGAGGGCACCGGATACGAGATCGGCTCGATGTCGCTGATCAAAGGGGCGCGCAACGCCGACGCCGCCAAGAGGTTCTACGACTGGGCCCTGACCGCAGAAATGCAGTCCAAGGCGCAGGAAGCGAATTCCTTCCAGCTGCCGTCAAATAAGTCGGCCGAGAGCTCCGACAAAGCGCCCGACCTCTCGACGATCAAGCTCATCGACTACGATTTCAAGAAATACGGGTCGAGCGACGAGCGCAAGCGCCTGCTGCAGAAATGGGACGAGGAAGTCTCGACGCTGCCGCAGTAG
- a CDS encoding iron ABC transporter permease, whose amino-acid sequence MAVGWLGFAVLPWYGLDSNFFTLSWLLDGYPFNGDVAPALFLILQGEKPWLAPMGVLLTAPFLLWGREKSDPLSGALLIAIGAAGFSWLLFQGFAIGLQGFQFDWLTTLFGELDDRQFGMGYGALLTAGAFLFLFTLGLAGRGAVGGDVFVVGSIGFVVAVVSLFIFMPIFQMLLSALITEEGSYSLATFFAKLFSHRLWGLGCLAGGSRCGVAWNSLFLAVLVGILTTLLGLIFALVVTRTGFRYGRLLRALTVLPIITPPFVIGLAIILLFGLSGAVTQTFAELFGVQPTRWVYGLPGLLIAQVLAFTPIAFLVLIGVVEGVSPSMEEAAQTLRANRWQTFRTVSLPLMRPGLANAFLLGFIESMADFGNPLVLGGNFDVLSTEIFFAIVGAQYDQAQAAILALVLLFFTLSAFYAQRFWLGRKSYTTVSGKGDAGVHPHLPNGLKYSVYAVAGAWAAFTIFVYATIFYGSFVKLWGVDHSLTFTHYVKSFAIGWNEFGIHWIGSAWSSFWTTITISLISAPLTAMIGLLTAYLLVRQDFAGKEGFEFGTMLSFAIPGTVIGVSYVIAFNVPPIELTGTGLILILSFIFRNMPVGVRAGVASMSQIDRSLDESSLTLGANSWQTFRNVVLPLLRPAILAALVYSFVRAMTAISAVIFLVSARYDMSTSYIVGRVENNEYGVAIAYSSVLIAVMLVVIGLMQLAVGSRKLGRRGREDPQSAGWRSNVSLPARQQPAFTGGG is encoded by the coding sequence ATGGCGGTCGGATGGCTCGGCTTTGCCGTGTTGCCCTGGTACGGGCTGGACAGCAATTTCTTCACGCTGTCCTGGCTGCTTGACGGCTATCCTTTCAATGGCGACGTAGCGCCTGCCCTGTTCCTCATCCTGCAGGGCGAGAAGCCCTGGCTAGCGCCGATGGGCGTGCTCCTCACCGCCCCGTTCCTGTTATGGGGCCGGGAAAAGAGCGATCCGCTGTCCGGTGCGCTGCTGATCGCAATCGGCGCGGCCGGCTTTTCCTGGCTGCTGTTCCAAGGTTTCGCCATAGGCCTGCAAGGCTTCCAGTTCGACTGGCTGACAACGCTTTTTGGCGAACTGGACGACCGCCAGTTCGGCATGGGCTACGGCGCGCTGCTCACCGCCGGCGCCTTCCTGTTCCTGTTCACGCTCGGGCTCGCCGGACGCGGCGCGGTCGGCGGCGACGTGTTCGTGGTCGGCTCGATCGGTTTCGTGGTCGCGGTGGTCAGCCTGTTCATCTTCATGCCGATTTTCCAGATGCTGCTCAGTGCGCTAATCACCGAGGAAGGCAGCTATTCGCTCGCGACCTTCTTTGCCAAGCTCTTCAGCCACCGGCTCTGGGGGCTTGGCTGCCTGGCCGGTGGCAGCCGCTGCGGCGTCGCCTGGAACTCGCTCTTCCTGGCCGTGCTTGTCGGCATCCTCACCACCTTGCTCGGCCTGATCTTCGCGCTCGTCGTCACGCGAACCGGATTCCGGTACGGCAGACTGCTCAGGGCGCTGACGGTGCTGCCGATCATCACGCCGCCCTTTGTCATCGGCCTTGCCATCATCCTTCTGTTCGGCCTGTCCGGCGCGGTGACGCAGACCTTCGCCGAGCTTTTCGGCGTACAGCCTACCCGCTGGGTCTACGGCCTGCCGGGCCTCCTTATCGCGCAGGTGCTCGCCTTCACGCCGATCGCCTTCCTGGTGCTGATCGGCGTTGTCGAGGGCGTCAGCCCGTCGATGGAGGAAGCGGCGCAGACATTGCGCGCCAATCGCTGGCAGACCTTCCGCACCGTGTCGCTGCCGCTGATGCGCCCGGGACTGGCAAACGCTTTCCTGCTCGGCTTCATCGAAAGCATGGCCGATTTCGGCAATCCGCTGGTGCTCGGCGGCAATTTCGACGTGCTCTCGACCGAGATATTCTTCGCCATCGTCGGCGCGCAATACGACCAGGCCCAGGCCGCCATACTGGCGCTCGTGCTCCTTTTCTTCACGCTGAGCGCGTTCTACGCGCAGCGCTTCTGGCTGGGCAGGAAATCCTACACCACCGTCTCCGGCAAGGGCGACGCCGGCGTCCATCCGCATCTGCCCAACGGCCTGAAATACTCCGTCTATGCGGTTGCCGGAGCATGGGCCGCGTTCACTATTTTCGTCTATGCGACGATCTTCTACGGCAGCTTCGTCAAGCTGTGGGGCGTCGACCACAGCCTGACCTTCACTCATTACGTCAAATCCTTCGCGATCGGCTGGAACGAGTTCGGCATACACTGGATAGGCTCGGCCTGGAGTTCCTTCTGGACGACGATCACCATTTCGCTGATCTCCGCCCCGCTGACGGCGATGATCGGGCTTCTGACCGCCTATCTCCTGGTCCGGCAGGATTTCGCCGGCAAGGAAGGCTTCGAGTTCGGCACCATGCTGTCTTTCGCTATCCCCGGCACGGTTATCGGCGTCTCCTATGTGATCGCCTTCAACGTGCCGCCGATCGAACTGACCGGAACGGGCCTGATCCTCATCCTGTCCTTCATCTTCCGCAACATGCCGGTCGGGGTACGCGCGGGGGTCGCCTCGATGTCGCAGATCGACCGCAGCCTCGACGAATCCTCGCTGACGCTCGGCGCCAATTCCTGGCAGACATTTCGCAATGTGGTGCTGCCGCTGCTCAGGCCCGCCATCCTTGCGGCGCTGGTCTATTCCTTCGTGCGCGCCATGACCGCCATCAGCGCGGTCATCTTCCTAGTCAGCGCACGTTACGACATGTCGACCAGCTACATTGTCGGACGCGTGGAAAACAACGAATACGGCGTCGCCATCGCCTATTCGTCCGTGCTGATCGCAGTGATGCTCGTCGTGATCGGACTGATGCAGCTTGCCGTCGGCAGCCGTAAGCTGGGCAGGCGTGGCCGCGAGGATCCGCAATCGGCAGGCTGGCGCAGCAATGTCAGCCTGCCCGCGCGGCAGCAACCGGCTTTCACGGGAGGCGGCTGA
- a CDS encoding Fic family protein yields MRHCCGCTFHSKWRTAAKFAAIPIWWRGPPRRKPGWPRRFNWLKQQDFLRGLDEQGFAADGAHFLGELNAIHPFREGNGRTQMVLFGLLADQAGHPLDLEQLEPEIFLPAMIEAFNGDEVRLAAEIRRMLETATRPDRRGACRISANCNSSGKPAICLPPHRNGNVS; encoded by the coding sequence ATGCGGCATTGCTGTGGCTGCACCTTTCACTCAAAATGGAGGACTGCCGCGAAATTCGCCGCGATTCCAATATGGTGGAGAGGTCCGCCCCGACGCAAGCCCGGCTGGCCGCGGAGGTTCAACTGGCTGAAACAGCAGGATTTCTTACGCGGGCTGGATGAGCAGGGATTTGCGGCGGACGGCGCGCATTTTCTCGGTGAACTGAATGCCATTCATCCGTTTCGCGAAGGGAATGGCCGCACTCAGATGGTACTCTTCGGACTTTTGGCCGACCAAGCTGGACATCCTCTCGATCTGGAGCAACTGGAACCGGAGATTTTTCTGCCTGCTATGATCGAAGCCTTCAACGGCGACGAAGTGCGGCTGGCTGCTGAGATAAGGCGGATGCTCGAGACGGCAACTCGTCCCGATCGGCGCGGCGCGTGCCGAATCTCTGCCAATTGCAATTCATCGGGAAAGCCCGCAATCTGTTTGCCGCCGCACCGAAACGGAAACGTTTCGTAA
- a CDS encoding manganese/iron ABC transporter ATP-binding protein: protein MNAPLPTRPRSAPQPGDGLSVEGIAVAYRNGHTALRNTSFSIPKGSITALVGVNGSGKSTLFKAIMGFVPLAAGRVRIFGGPAADALKENAVAYVPQSEDVDWNFPVLVEDVVMMGRYGHMNFLRMARPSDRQAVEEALERVGMADYRRRQIGELSGGQKKRVFLARALAQEGKIILLDEPFTGVDVRTEEAIITLLQSLRDEGRIMLVSTHNLGSVPRFCDRAVLINRTVLAEGLTKEVFTHANLEKAFGGVLRQFILGGADLHDDADPRRVTVLTDDERPFVIYGNGADPRDSASPEEPDEQK, encoded by the coding sequence GTGAACGCACCGCTCCCGACGAGACCCCGCAGCGCGCCGCAGCCCGGCGACGGGCTTTCGGTCGAGGGCATAGCGGTCGCCTACCGCAACGGTCACACGGCGTTGCGCAACACCTCCTTCTCGATCCCGAAGGGCAGCATCACTGCGCTGGTCGGCGTCAATGGCAGCGGCAAGTCGACCCTGTTCAAGGCGATCATGGGTTTTGTGCCGCTCGCCGCCGGTCGGGTGCGGATCTTCGGCGGACCGGCGGCCGACGCCCTGAAGGAGAACGCCGTCGCCTACGTTCCGCAGAGCGAGGACGTCGACTGGAACTTTCCGGTTCTGGTCGAGGACGTCGTGATGATGGGCCGTTACGGCCACATGAATTTCCTGCGCATGGCGCGACCTTCCGACCGGCAGGCGGTGGAGGAGGCGCTGGAGCGCGTCGGCATGGCCGACTACCGCAGGCGGCAGATCGGCGAGCTTTCCGGCGGCCAGAAGAAGCGTGTCTTCCTCGCCCGCGCGCTAGCTCAGGAGGGAAAAATCATCCTGCTCGACGAGCCTTTCACCGGCGTCGACGTGCGCACCGAGGAGGCGATCATCACGCTCCTGCAATCGCTGCGCGACGAAGGCCGCATCATGCTGGTGTCGACGCACAATCTGGGCTCGGTGCCGCGCTTCTGCGACCGCGCCGTGCTGATCAACAGGACGGTGCTGGCCGAGGGCCTGACCAAGGAAGTGTTCACCCATGCCAATCTGGAAAAAGCGTTCGGCGGCGTGCTGCGCCAGTTCATCCTCGGCGGCGCAGACCTGCATGACGACGCCGATCCGCGCCGGGTGACGGTACTGACCGACGACGAGCGGCCCTTCGTCATCTACGGCAATGGCGCGGATCCGCGCGACTCGGCAAGCCCCGAAGAACCGGACGAACAGAAGTGA
- a CDS encoding metal ABC transporter substrate-binding protein, which translates to MVVVTTFTVIADIARNVAGDAAVVESITKPDAEIHNYQPTPGDLIKAQKADLILWNGLNLELWFEKFFSNLSEVPGVVVSEGVEPMGIAEGPYTGKPNPHAWMSPQAALIYVENISKAFAEHDPENAGTYTKNAAAYSEKIRATVEPIRARLAAIPEERRWLVSSEGAFSYLARDFGLKELYLWPINADQQGTPQQVRKVIDAVRANNIPAVFSESTVSPDPAEQVARETGAKYGGVLYVDSLSAADGPVPTYLDLLRVTTETIAKGLAE; encoded by the coding sequence ATGGTAGTAGTGACCACCTTCACGGTGATTGCCGATATTGCCCGCAATGTCGCGGGAGACGCGGCCGTGGTCGAATCGATCACCAAGCCCGACGCCGAGATCCACAATTACCAACCGACGCCGGGCGACCTGATCAAAGCGCAGAAGGCCGACCTGATCCTTTGGAACGGCCTCAACCTCGAACTCTGGTTCGAAAAATTCTTCTCCAATCTGAGCGAAGTGCCGGGTGTCGTCGTTTCCGAAGGCGTCGAGCCGATGGGCATCGCCGAGGGCCCTTATACAGGCAAGCCCAACCCGCATGCCTGGATGTCGCCGCAAGCGGCGCTGATCTATGTCGAGAACATTAGCAAAGCCTTCGCGGAGCACGATCCGGAGAACGCCGGGACCTACACCAAGAACGCCGCCGCCTATTCGGAGAAGATCAGGGCGACGGTGGAGCCGATCCGCGCGCGGCTCGCCGCCATTCCCGAGGAACGGCGCTGGCTGGTTTCCAGCGAGGGCGCCTTCTCCTATTTGGCGCGCGATTTCGGCCTGAAGGAGCTTTACCTCTGGCCCATTAATGCGGACCAGCAGGGTACGCCGCAGCAGGTGCGGAAGGTCATCGACGCGGTGCGCGCCAACAACATTCCGGCGGTGTTTTCGGAAAGCACCGTATCCCCCGATCCCGCCGAACAAGTGGCGCGAGAGACCGGCGCCAAATATGGCGGCGTGCTCTATGTCGATTCGCTTAGCGCCGCGGACGGGCCGGTGCCGACCTATCTCGACCTGCTCCGCGTCACCACCGAGACCATAGCGAAAGGTCTTGCCGAGTGA
- a CDS encoding metal ABC transporter permease encodes MIATFAEPFAYGYMVNAMWVSALVGGVCAFLSAYLMLKGWSLIGDALSHAIVPGVAGAYMIGLPFAFGAFISGGLAAAAMLFLNQRTKLKEDAIIGLIFTSFFGLGLFMISLSPASVNIQTIVLGNILAVTPGDTLQLVIIAGVSLAILLVKWKDLMVTFFDENHARSVGLNPDWLKAMFFTLLSACTVAALQTVGAFLVIAMVVTPGATAYLLTDRFPRLIVISVAIGAATSLVGAYASYFLDGATGGIIVVLQTAIFLAAFALAPKHGMLAARRRAREALEAGT; translated from the coding sequence GTGATCGCCACCTTCGCCGAACCCTTCGCCTACGGCTACATGGTCAACGCCATGTGGGTGTCGGCGCTGGTCGGCGGCGTATGCGCTTTCCTGTCGGCCTATCTGATGCTGAAGGGCTGGTCGCTGATCGGCGACGCGCTCTCCCACGCCATCGTGCCGGGCGTTGCCGGCGCCTACATGATCGGGCTGCCCTTCGCCTTCGGCGCATTTATTTCGGGCGGGCTGGCAGCGGCGGCGATGCTGTTTCTGAACCAGCGCACCAAGCTCAAGGAAGACGCCATAATCGGTCTGATCTTCACCTCCTTCTTCGGTCTCGGCCTGTTCATGATCTCCCTGTCGCCGGCCTCGGTGAACATCCAGACCATCGTGCTCGGCAATATCCTCGCGGTGACCCCCGGAGACACGCTGCAACTGGTCATCATAGCCGGCGTGTCGCTCGCCATACTCCTCGTCAAATGGAAGGACCTGATGGTCACCTTCTTCGACGAGAACCATGCCCGCTCCGTCGGCCTCAATCCCGACTGGCTGAAGGCGATGTTCTTCACGCTGCTTTCGGCTTGCACGGTGGCGGCGCTGCAGACCGTCGGCGCATTCCTGGTCATCGCCATGGTGGTGACGCCCGGCGCGACCGCCTATCTGCTGACCGACCGGTTCCCGCGGCTGATCGTGATCAGCGTGGCGATCGGCGCTGCTACCAGCCTCGTTGGCGCCTATGCCAGCTATTTCCTCGACGGCGCGACAGGCGGCATCATCGTCGTGCTGCAGACGGCCATCTTCCTTGCTGCCTTCGCGCTGGCGCCCAAGCACGGCATGCTGGCGGCCAGGCGGCGGGCCCGTGAAGCGCTGGAGGCGGGAACATGA